A part of Sulfurimonas sp. HSL-1716 genomic DNA contains:
- a CDS encoding TetR/AcrR family transcriptional regulator: MTDKKEQKREQIMLASLHLFATKGFYNTTIPDIALSLKMSVGNMYNYFKSKDLLAKEIIKFVSSYFGKKIKEVNDQNISTREKTRKIVEIYFKTALLRPEMIDYFLRIYLSTREVFKEGCEGMICVNDFVTEIMIYFEEGVKCGDLRDQDFFSAFGLFMGYMGGMVFLKGENVLPKELDEYIDDVASNIYKALSV; this comes from the coding sequence TTGACGGATAAAAAAGAGCAGAAAAGAGAGCAGATCATGCTTGCATCGTTGCATCTTTTTGCGACGAAAGGTTTTTATAACACGACGATACCGGATATTGCACTATCTTTGAAGATGAGCGTCGGAAATATGTATAACTATTTTAAATCAAAAGACCTGCTTGCAAAAGAGATTATCAAGTTCGTATCCTCATATTTCGGGAAAAAGATCAAAGAGGTAAACGATCAAAATATCTCTACCAGAGAAAAGACCAGAAAGATCGTTGAGATCTATTTTAAAACGGCACTGCTCAGACCGGAGATGATAGATTATTTTCTTCGCATCTATCTTTCCACGCGCGAAGTGTTTAAAGAGGGATGCGAGGGTATGATATGCGTCAACGATTTCGTCACCGAGATCATGATCTACTTTGAAGAGGGCGTAAAATGCGGCGACCTTAGAGATCAGGATTTTTTCAGCGCGTTTGGACTTTTCATGGGCTATATGGGCGGTATGGTGTTTTTAAAAGGCGAAAACGTACTTCCAAAAGAGCTCGACGAATATATCGACGACGTAGCGTCCAATATATATAAAGCATTAAGCGTATAA